A window from Chrysemys picta bellii isolate R12L10 chromosome 2, ASM1138683v2, whole genome shotgun sequence encodes these proteins:
- the LOC135981751 gene encoding uncharacterized protein LOC135981751, whose amino-acid sequence MESSQDRKRAPAWTEREVRDLLAIWGDEAVIAELRSSKRNGKVLEKISKAMKDRGHNRDTQQCRVKIKELRQAYHKAREANGRSGAEPQTCRYYAELHAILGGAATTTPTVCYDSLTGETHREDGSGNEEDDDGGTVGSSQQQGSGETVFPNSQDMFVTLDLEPVTPELTQDPQGTQETSAANVSPSQRLVNIRKRKRKTRDEMFTELQMSSHADRAQQNAWRQSMSEMRKAQHEREERWRAEDDRWRQLADRRQEAMLRLLEHQSDMLERMVELQERQQEQRPPLQPLCNQQPSSPSSIASSPRRPRTRWGGLRPPSHSTPDDRPSIRRLGFNKS is encoded by the exons atggagtcctcccaggatcgcaaaagagctccagcatggaccgaacgggaggtacgagatctgctcgccatatggggagatgaagcagtgatagctgaactccgtagcagtaaaagaaatggaaaagtattagaaaagatctccaaggccatgaaggaccgaggccataacagggacacacagcagtgccgcgtgaaaattaaggagctacggcaagcctaccacaaagccagagaagcaaacggaaggtccggggcagagccgcaaacttgccgctactacgcggagctgcatgcgatcctagggggtgcagccaccactaccccaaccgtgtgctatgactctctcactggagaaacacacagggaagacggttcggggaacgaggaagatgacgatggaggtactgtaggtagctcacagcagcaaggaagcggagaaaccgttttccccaacagccaggatatgtttgtgaccctggacctggaaccagtaacccccgaactcacccaagaccctcagggcacacaggagacctctg ctgcaaatgtttctccttcgcagaggctcgtgaacattagaaagagaaaacgtaagacgagggacgagatgttcacggagctgcagatgtcctcccacgctgatagagcacagcagaatgcgtggaggcagtcaatgtcggagatgagaaaagcccaacatgaacgagaggagaggtggcgggctgaagacgataggtggcgtcagcttgcagacagacggcaagaggcaatgctccgtctgctggagcatcaaagtgatatgctcgagcgtatggttgagttgcaggaaaggcagcaggagcagagaccgccgctacagcccctgtgtaaccaacagccctcctccccaagttccatagcctcctcacccagacgcccaagaacacggtgggggggcctccgtccacccagtcactccaccccagatgatcgcccaagcatcagaaggctgggcttcaataagagttaa